From the genome of Candidatus Eremiobacteraceae bacterium:
CACGAAATCGAAATCCTCGACGCCGGAGAGCTCGCACACCCGCATCCAATACTCGTTGCGCGCGGTCTCGCAATAGGTCAGATATGCGGCGTGATTGACGTGCCGAAGGCCGTCGATGTCGCGGAAGACGACTGTGACCGGCCGGACGAATTTGAACCTCGATAGATCGGCGTTCATTCGAGCTCCGGCGGCGGAGGCGGCGGCAGCCAGCGGTGCAGGATCGCGCCGGAGTACACGCCGAGAAACGGCGGCACAAGCGCGATCAACGGCTGCAACAGTTGCCCGGCAGACGGCGCGCCGAAGGGCAGCGACATGCGGTACACGATCTCCGCGATGGGCACCCAGATACCCAGCACCAGCGCCCAGCGCCATGGCGCGTCCGGGCCGATGTAGCCCAGAAGCCCGCCGAACATGAACAGCAGGACGTAGACCAGCACATCACCGGCGCCATGCAATGCTGCGTACGCGGTGATGAAGCCCAGCACGATAGAGAGGGCGGTCAGCCACAGAGTCGCGGTCCTCACGGGCGGCTACTTCAGCGGCCCGGCGGGACATTCATGCCCCCCCGACGATGGCGTCGGCCTCTATCTCCACGAGCACATCGGGTGCGATCAGCCGCCTCACCTCGACCATCGTGCACGCGGGCCGAACGCCGGCGAACATCTCCGCGTGCGCCCGGCCGACCGCTTCCCATTGCGCTGCGATATCTGTGACGTAGATGCGTGTTCGCACGACGTCCTCCGGCCGGACGCCGGCCTCGTGCAGCGCGTGCGCGATGCGAGCAAGCGCCGCTTTCGCCTGCGCGTATGGGTCGGACGCGACCACCGACCCGGTCTCATCGGTGCCGGTGGTACCGGACACAAACACGTGGGCGCCCGCCCGTACGGCCCGGGCGTAGCCGACGCGACCCTCCCACGGCGAGCCGCTTGCGATGTGAAGCCGCTCCATGGACCCCCCTTCATTAAGGACGCGGCGCGAAGGGCGCGCGCGCGCGCGTTCAAAAGAACGTGCTCATCACGCCCGCCCGCGCGTCCGAGGCGATGCGCTTTCGAAGGTCGGTCATGGCCGCTACTGAGTTCACGATCGAGATCCAGCCAAAGATCCCGGAGC
Proteins encoded in this window:
- a CDS encoding RidA family protein; translation: MERLHIASGSPWEGRVGYARAVRAGAHVFVSGTTGTDETGSVVASDPYAQAKAALARIAHALHEAGVRPEDVVRTRIYVTDIAAQWEAVGRAHAEMFAGVRPACTMVEVRRLIAPDVLVEIEADAIVGGA